Proteins co-encoded in one Candidatus Korarchaeum sp. genomic window:
- a CDS encoding UbiD family decarboxylase: protein MELREAIGNLLDRGLLEIIEDPVSVEYEVASYLIKYDGKKALLFERPVLADGRESVFKIFGGFATSRDVLAASMGLKSINELKKRIRESLRDSGGRLVESHPEWKRVGLSLRDLPILRHYIGEPGPYMTASIVIFKDEGGFSSSYHRMLPISENKLVLRAVEGRKLSRTIEKYSRSGKDLEVAVSIGNPVEVLIASAVPAEDKDKLSLASGISGEPLEISKCEDLDAWAPSKAELVICGRIKPGELAPEGPFYEILGKDIVRMQPVLTVDSIYMRENPIYQAILPAGMEHQLLMGLPVEPLIEERVSEVAEVVDVAMTPAGAGWVEVAISIRKAYEDQPVLAGLMAISAHKSLKRVIIVDEDVDVTNYIELMRAVIQRAHIPDDYKMISGARGSSLDHSNLREIYLDGERRILRLPQGKMIIDATVKGPRELTEIPRNPFIRSNR from the coding sequence CTGGAGCTTAGGGAAGCTATCGGTAATCTCCTCGATAGGGGCTTATTAGAGATAATAGAGGATCCTGTCTCCGTTGAATACGAAGTAGCGTCCTACTTGATCAAGTACGATGGCAAAAAGGCCCTATTATTCGAGAGACCAGTGTTAGCCGATGGGAGAGAATCTGTCTTCAAGATCTTCGGAGGTTTCGCTACCTCCAGAGATGTTTTGGCAGCTTCTATGGGATTGAAATCAATAAACGAGCTGAAGAAGAGGATAAGGGAATCTCTAAGAGACTCTGGGGGGAGGCTAGTAGAATCTCACCCTGAGTGGAAGAGGGTCGGATTGAGCTTGAGAGACCTCCCGATACTGAGGCATTACATTGGGGAACCGGGCCCCTACATGACAGCGTCTATCGTTATCTTCAAGGATGAGGGGGGGTTCTCGTCTTCTTATCATAGGATGCTCCCTATTTCAGAGAATAAACTCGTTTTAAGAGCTGTAGAGGGGAGAAAGCTCAGTAGGACCATTGAGAAATATTCGAGATCTGGAAAGGATCTAGAGGTAGCTGTCTCCATAGGAAATCCCGTAGAAGTGTTGATAGCATCTGCTGTACCAGCTGAGGATAAGGATAAGCTCTCATTAGCTAGTGGGATATCAGGAGAACCATTGGAAATATCTAAATGCGAGGATTTGGATGCTTGGGCACCTTCGAAAGCGGAATTAGTCATTTGTGGGAGGATAAAGCCCGGTGAACTCGCGCCCGAGGGACCATTTTACGAGATACTAGGGAAGGATATAGTGAGGATGCAGCCCGTTCTCACAGTAGATTCCATTTATATGAGGGAGAACCCAATATATCAGGCGATTCTCCCAGCTGGGATGGAACATCAACTCTTGATGGGTCTTCCCGTTGAGCCACTTATCGAGGAGAGAGTATCTGAAGTCGCTGAAGTTGTAGATGTAGCTATGACACCTGCTGGAGCTGGTTGGGTGGAAGTCGCGATCTCTATAAGGAAGGCTTATGAAGATCAACCAGTTCTAGCGGGTCTTATGGCAATATCTGCTCATAAAAGCTTGAAGAGAGTGATAATAGTTGATGAGGACGTCGATGTCACGAATTACATTGAGTTGATGAGGGCCGTTATTCAGAGGGCGCATATACCTGACGATTATAAGATGATAAGCGGTGCGAGGGGCTCATCCTTAGATCACAGTAATCTGAGGGAGATATATTTAGATGGGGAGAGGAGGATCTTGAGGCTACCCCAAGGGAAGATGATAATAGATGCTACTGTGAAGGGACCGAGGGAACTCACTGAGATCCCTAGGAATCCCTTCATCAGGAGTAATCGTTAA
- the asnS gene encoding asparagine--tRNA ligase, with amino-acid sequence MWKFNAKTHYIAELKDLDDGEHVKLAGWIQRKSELGGIIFIRMRDATGSVQVVLREGNLSEQEMIAARGAGIEASVIVEGSLRRDPRAPGGIEVVASKFIPVGNSKDFPIKPGVGEEFLLDNRHLYIRSTRMRNALLIRMEVMRAVEEWFIKNGFIRVEAPTFVSAAVEGGATLFEVPYFGKKAYLTQSSQFYLEAAIFSFENVYTIQPSFRAEKSRTRRHLTEFWHAEAEMAWADLNGMMDVVESLVKYVVEKVVERASDKLEALGRRIETIEGRFPRITYDEALELAKRKGAEIEWGEDFGTEVERLISLEFDLPVFVTHYPKKAKAFYHKQDPKRPEVVLCADLLAPEGIGEIVGGGQRIESEDELISRIIEEGLNPEDYKWYIDLRRYGSVPHSGFGLGIERTIRWIAGLPHIRDAIPFPRTPVRLYP; translated from the coding sequence ATGTGGAAATTCAACGCGAAGACCCATTACATAGCTGAGCTCAAGGATCTAGATGATGGGGAGCACGTCAAGTTAGCTGGATGGATACAGAGGAAGAGTGAGCTCGGAGGGATAATCTTCATAAGGATGAGGGATGCTACTGGCTCTGTCCAGGTAGTGCTGAGGGAGGGTAACTTATCTGAGCAAGAGATGATAGCTGCTAGAGGAGCTGGTATAGAAGCCTCTGTAATCGTGGAGGGGAGCCTCAGGAGGGACCCCAGAGCCCCGGGGGGGATAGAGGTAGTAGCATCGAAGTTCATTCCCGTTGGAAATTCAAAAGATTTTCCAATAAAACCAGGAGTTGGTGAAGAATTTTTATTAGATAACAGACATCTATACATAAGGAGCACGAGGATGAGGAACGCTCTCCTAATAAGGATGGAAGTGATGAGAGCTGTCGAGGAGTGGTTCATCAAAAATGGGTTCATAAGAGTCGAAGCTCCGACATTCGTTAGTGCAGCTGTAGAGGGGGGAGCTACACTATTCGAGGTACCTTACTTCGGGAAGAAAGCTTATCTCACTCAAAGCTCCCAATTCTATCTAGAGGCCGCTATATTCTCATTCGAAAATGTTTACACAATACAGCCCAGCTTCAGAGCTGAGAAGTCCAGGACGAGGAGACACTTGACTGAGTTCTGGCACGCTGAAGCTGAGATGGCTTGGGCAGACCTCAACGGTATGATGGATGTCGTGGAATCCCTAGTAAAGTACGTAGTGGAAAAAGTAGTGGAGAGGGCTTCAGATAAATTAGAAGCCTTGGGGAGGAGGATAGAAACTATTGAAGGGAGATTCCCTAGGATAACGTATGATGAAGCATTAGAGTTAGCTAAGAGGAAGGGAGCTGAGATAGAGTGGGGAGAAGATTTCGGTACGGAAGTTGAGAGGCTCATATCTCTAGAATTCGACTTGCCTGTCTTTGTCACACATTATCCGAAGAAAGCCAAGGCATTTTACCACAAACAAGATCCAAAGAGACCTGAGGTCGTCTTATGCGCTGACCTCCTTGCTCCTGAAGGGATAGGTGAGATCGTCGGAGGGGGGCAGAGGATAGAGAGCGAGGATGAGTTGATATCTAGGATAATTGAGGAAGGTCTAAACCCTGAGGATTATAAGTGGTACATAGACCTCAGGAGATATGGGAGCGTCCCGCACTCAGGGTTCGGCTTGGGTATAGAGAGGACTATCAGATGGATCGCGGGTCTGCCTCATATAAGGGATGCAATCCCTTTCCCGAGGACGCCCGTGAGACTTTACCCCTGA
- a CDS encoding RNA 3'-terminal phosphate cyclase translates to MEFIKIDGSYGEGGGSLLRYAIALSSVTMKPVEIYNIRVKRANPGLRPQHLNAVRALAKITRAIVEGDEVGSTKLRFIPRRMTGGNFEIDIGTAGSISLIIQAILPACMSSEEEISLRIKGGTDVPLAPPIDYMAEVFLKNLAPLGVRAELKLVRRGHYPRGGGIVELYIEPSTLISIDKVRGEKFDRVLGRCHAVKLPKSVVERISSSAIDTLRKEGLRVEIEEEWSEDGHLGPGAGIVLWTDSNPRIGADELGEKGKPSEIVGRNAASKLLEEIRAGMAFDSHMGDMIIPYLALAKGRSRVGISKLTLHAESNIWLVKRFLPVKFTVQGGVGLPTVIEVEGAGLEL, encoded by the coding sequence ATGGAATTCATCAAGATAGACGGGAGTTATGGGGAGGGAGGAGGGTCCCTCCTGAGGTATGCTATAGCCCTCTCATCAGTAACGATGAAACCAGTCGAGATATACAATATAAGAGTTAAGAGGGCAAATCCAGGTCTGAGACCGCAGCATTTGAACGCTGTAAGGGCTTTAGCTAAGATAACTAGAGCTATTGTGGAAGGTGATGAGGTAGGATCGACTAAGCTGAGGTTCATACCTAGGAGGATGACTGGAGGTAACTTTGAGATAGACATAGGGACCGCTGGGAGCATAAGCTTGATCATACAAGCAATACTACCAGCTTGTATGAGCTCGGAGGAGGAGATCTCTCTGAGGATCAAAGGGGGAACTGATGTCCCATTAGCGCCGCCCATCGATTATATGGCGGAAGTCTTCCTCAAGAATCTAGCTCCTCTCGGTGTGAGAGCTGAGCTAAAGTTAGTGAGGAGAGGGCACTACCCGAGGGGAGGCGGTATCGTCGAGCTCTATATAGAGCCATCTACTCTGATCTCGATAGATAAAGTGAGAGGGGAGAAGTTCGATAGAGTCTTAGGGAGATGCCATGCTGTCAAGCTTCCGAAGAGTGTCGTGGAGAGGATATCCTCCTCAGCTATCGATACGCTTAGGAAGGAGGGGTTGAGAGTTGAGATAGAGGAGGAGTGGTCTGAGGACGGGCATTTAGGTCCAGGGGCTGGCATAGTCCTTTGGACAGATTCCAACCCCAGGATAGGGGCCGATGAACTAGGGGAGAAGGGTAAGCCGAGTGAGATCGTCGGTAGGAATGCTGCTTCAAAGCTCTTAGAGGAAATAAGAGCGGGTATGGCGTTCGATAGTCATATGGGTGATATGATAATCCCCTATCTCGCTTTAGCTAAGGGGAGATCTAGAGTGGGAATATCGAAGCTGACGCTACATGCTGAAAGTAATATATGGCTCGTTAAGAGATTCCTCCCGGTTAAGTTCACAGTCCAAGGTGGTGTGGGATTACCAACGGTAATAGAAGTTGAGGGTGCTGGACTTGAGTTATGA
- a CDS encoding methylated-DNA--[protein]-cysteine S-methyltransferase: MGISYEIFSIGSSFIGIAGANGVIYCNTIPLKSKKEAERDLIKNCRTAWPDLTLERGSVNCERVAIKIYRIFSGKNEDTSDIILANHNNRKFQEVLNTISLIPWGMFTTYGEIARVTATSPRTVGLYASRNPFPLIVPCHRVVRGDMRVGGYSYGDYLKAQLLIKEGVEVDLSRMRVNPNKLIRASDLKRMREVRSHVNST, from the coding sequence ATGGGGATAAGTTACGAGATTTTCTCAATAGGAAGCTCATTCATAGGAATCGCTGGGGCAAATGGGGTAATCTACTGCAATACAATACCACTGAAGAGCAAAAAAGAAGCTGAGAGAGACCTAATTAAAAACTGTAGAACTGCTTGGCCAGATCTCACATTAGAGAGGGGCTCTGTAAATTGTGAGAGAGTAGCAATAAAAATATATAGAATTTTCTCAGGCAAGAATGAAGATACTTCCGATATAATATTAGCAAATCACAATAACAGAAAATTTCAAGAAGTTCTCAATACGATCTCTCTCATCCCCTGGGGTATGTTCACGACCTACGGCGAGATCGCGAGAGTTACAGCTACATCCCCGAGGACCGTTGGACTTTACGCATCTAGGAATCCCTTCCCGCTCATAGTCCCCTGCCATAGAGTAGTTAGGGGGGATATGAGAGTAGGGGGATACAGTTATGGGGATTATTTGAAGGCCCAGCTCCTCATCAAGGAGGGTGTTGAGGTAGACCTCAGTAGAATGAGAGTTAACCCCAATAAGCTTATCAGGGCCTCCGATCTGAAACGGATGAGGGAGGTGCGGAGTCATGTTAACTCAACCTAA
- a CDS encoding DUF72 domain-containing protein, with protein sequence MSLSVKVGCCGFQISKKKYAEIFDLVEVQETFYKLPRLETVRRWREEVGSESFEFSVKAWMVFTHDPSSAIWRKTGVPEDDDYGSLKPTGKNLEAWDRFREVLRELNSDLVIFQSPPSFKATDENIKNSRDFFESINEGLRIGWEIRDESWLRRDEFKRILEDLEITHVVDPLYEVPVHGSFRYYRLHGSRKGRKIVYSYKYSEEDLLKLLEYLREYMMKANYVLFNNSYFSLDSAKSFKSLLESQLK encoded by the coding sequence ATGAGTTTGAGCGTTAAGGTAGGTTGTTGCGGCTTTCAAATATCTAAGAAGAAATATGCTGAGATATTCGATCTAGTGGAGGTTCAGGAGACCTTCTATAAATTGCCGAGACTAGAGACTGTGAGGAGATGGAGGGAGGAAGTCGGGAGCGAATCCTTCGAGTTCTCAGTTAAAGCATGGATGGTCTTCACGCATGATCCATCGAGCGCCATTTGGAGGAAGACGGGAGTACCTGAGGACGATGATTACGGTTCTCTCAAACCGACTGGTAAGAATCTTGAAGCATGGGATCGCTTCAGGGAAGTCCTGAGGGAGCTCAACTCGGATCTCGTGATATTCCAGAGCCCACCTTCATTCAAAGCGACTGATGAGAATATCAAGAACTCGAGGGATTTCTTCGAGTCCATAAATGAAGGGCTTAGGATAGGGTGGGAGATAAGAGATGAGAGTTGGTTGAGAAGGGATGAGTTCAAGAGGATCTTGGAGGACTTGGAAATAACTCATGTAGTCGACCCATTATACGAAGTCCCCGTTCACGGGAGTTTTAGGTATTACAGGCTCCACGGATCGAGGAAGGGGAGGAAGATCGTTTACAGTTATAAGTATTCGGAGGAGGACCTCCTCAAGCTGCTGGAGTACTTGAGGGAGTATATGATGAAGGCTAATTACGTCCTCTTCAATAACTCCTATTTCAGCTTAGATAGTGCTAAGAGCTTCAAGTCCCTCTTGGAATCTCAGCTCAAGTAA
- a CDS encoding glycerate kinase — MSYIKNLEDLTMNGLTRKDRNARRSILLSFDRAIASVDPYKSVSSRISEGSIFQMNKSIELSDFEEIFVIGAGKASGMMAKAVEDKIERISEGWVNVPAKTEKAVNLSKIRLNPAGHPIPDEGSINGAKEMLRILSKADERDLVIVLISGGGSALMEYPMEGITLEDLREMNRLLVLSGADIREINTVRKHVSRVKGGRLAEAAYPARVVSLIISDVIGDPLDTIASGPTAPDETTFQDAWEVLRNYSLVEKMPQSVIKVIKDGMEGRIPETPKPGDPIFENVTNMIVANNLKAVQTAEGVLRSLGYNTLVLGSRVQGEARHIGKMLAGLASSIKNEGIPLSPPAALLMGGETTVTVTGDGVGGRNQELVLGAVRQIAGLDGVVIASIGTDGIDGSSEAAGAICDGHTLERALREGLKPEEYLKNNDSYSFFSWLGDAIITGPTLTNVMDLMGVVVED; from the coding sequence TTGAGTTATATAAAGAATTTAGAGGATTTGACAATGAACGGCCTCACGCGAAAGGATAGAAATGCCAGGAGATCGATATTACTCTCGTTCGATAGAGCGATAGCATCTGTCGATCCCTATAAATCTGTCTCGAGCAGGATATCGGAAGGTTCTATATTCCAGATGAATAAGTCCATAGAGCTGAGCGATTTCGAGGAGATATTCGTCATAGGAGCTGGGAAAGCTAGCGGTATGATGGCGAAAGCTGTTGAAGATAAGATAGAGAGGATATCTGAGGGTTGGGTGAATGTACCAGCTAAGACTGAGAAAGCAGTCAATCTATCGAAGATAAGATTGAATCCAGCTGGTCATCCAATCCCGGATGAGGGAAGCATCAATGGGGCTAAAGAGATGCTGAGGATACTCTCAAAAGCTGATGAGAGGGATCTCGTCATAGTTTTGATCTCCGGAGGGGGCTCGGCCCTCATGGAGTACCCGATGGAGGGCATAACATTAGAAGATTTGAGAGAAATGAACAGGCTCCTCGTCCTCAGCGGAGCGGATATAAGGGAGATAAACACAGTTAGGAAGCATGTCTCGAGAGTGAAAGGGGGGAGGTTAGCTGAGGCCGCTTATCCAGCTAGAGTCGTATCCCTGATAATATCGGATGTGATAGGGGATCCATTAGATACGATAGCATCTGGCCCGACAGCGCCAGATGAGACGACTTTCCAGGATGCTTGGGAAGTGCTGAGAAATTATTCTTTAGTGGAGAAGATGCCCCAATCAGTCATAAAGGTAATAAAGGATGGTATGGAAGGGAGGATACCTGAAACTCCAAAGCCTGGGGACCCTATATTCGAGAACGTAACGAATATGATAGTCGCGAATAACCTTAAAGCTGTTCAGACAGCTGAAGGTGTCCTGAGGAGCCTCGGATATAATACCTTGGTCCTGGGATCCAGAGTTCAGGGGGAAGCGAGGCACATCGGGAAGATGCTCGCGGGACTCGCTTCCTCCATTAAGAACGAGGGGATCCCACTATCCCCTCCAGCAGCGCTCCTCATGGGAGGGGAGACTACAGTCACTGTGACGGGGGATGGCGTGGGCGGGAGAAATCAAGAGCTAGTCCTCGGTGCTGTTAGGCAAATAGCTGGGCTAGATGGAGTAGTGATAGCATCTATTGGGACTGATGGGATAGACGGTTCATCAGAAGCTGCTGGAGCTATATGCGATGGTCATACGCTCGAGAGAGCTCTGAGGGAGGGGCTAAAGCCAGAGGAGTATCTCAAGAACAATGATTCTTATAGTTTCTTCTCATGGCTCGGCGATGCTATAATAACGGGACCCACTCTCACTAATGTCATGGACCTGATGGGAGTAGTAGTAGAAGATTGA
- a CDS encoding helix-turn-helix domain-containing protein: MMIGDSSIEKLSRVLRDLGFTTYESKVLACLSLRREALKVSELSLMTGLPRTKIYSVISSLNEGGFVKVHNERPLKVSAPPPNEMVSLLTERIIEDARARLNLVSKLYSLNLDEGLWILEESVIPVRGGNIISKIAKIIINSAKERIYLIISERNIHRIPKLPSVDVRAVVETSSIQPYLGIPRANCRVVSKHGIFLVSNERACVFSDEGLKSGIYASEGPLLLAISNLFKGLYSSGSPIIS, translated from the coding sequence ATGATGATAGGTGATAGTAGTATAGAGAAGCTCTCAAGGGTCCTTAGAGATCTTGGATTCACGACTTATGAGTCTAAAGTATTAGCATGCCTTAGTTTGAGGAGAGAGGCCCTTAAGGTGAGTGAATTGAGTCTTATGACAGGTCTCCCGAGGACTAAGATATATTCAGTGATCTCCTCCCTCAATGAGGGGGGCTTCGTCAAAGTGCACAATGAGAGACCTCTAAAGGTCTCAGCCCCTCCGCCAAATGAGATGGTATCTCTACTCACTGAAAGAATTATCGAAGATGCTAGGGCTAGGTTGAATCTTGTGAGTAAGCTCTACTCCCTGAATTTGGATGAAGGGCTCTGGATACTCGAGGAGTCCGTAATCCCCGTGAGGGGTGGAAATATCATAAGTAAGATAGCGAAAATAATAATTAATAGTGCGAAGGAGAGGATATATCTTATCATCAGCGAGAGGAATATTCATCGCATACCTAAATTACCTAGCGTAGATGTAAGAGCTGTAGTGGAGACGTCATCTATACAACCCTACCTAGGGATCCCTAGGGCGAATTGCAGAGTAGTGAGTAAGCATGGTATATTCTTGGTCTCAAACGAGAGAGCATGCGTGTTCAGCGATGAAGGACTTAAGAGCGGGATTTATGCTTCTGAGGGGCCCCTTTTACTAGCTATCTCTAATCTTTTTAAAGGACTCTATAGCTCCGGATCACCGATTATAAGCTAA
- a CDS encoding PIN domain-containing protein, whose protein sequence is MRRAIIDTNVLIFAHFKDTKYHEEARRILSSLEEWVIPFIVLVELFWFTRGAGLDEKSRKNLLLSLLMNKRVRVSNNEPEDLIESVMLEDPLEFEDELILQQAEREGLPIVTFDNSLAERARKRGISVITYSSK, encoded by the coding sequence TTGAGGAGGGCGATAATAGATACGAATGTGCTCATATTTGCCCATTTTAAGGATACTAAGTATCATGAGGAAGCTAGGAGGATTCTCTCATCATTGGAGGAATGGGTAATACCATTCATAGTATTGGTAGAACTATTTTGGTTCACTAGAGGAGCTGGATTAGACGAAAAGTCGAGGAAGAATCTCCTGCTATCATTACTGATGAATAAGAGGGTCAGAGTGTCGAATAACGAGCCCGAGGACTTGATAGAGTCCGTGATGTTAGAAGATCCCTTGGAGTTCGAGGACGAGCTGATCCTACAGCAAGCTGAGAGGGAGGGGCTCCCCATAGTGACATTCGACAACTCCCTAGCGGAGAGGGCTAGGAAGAGAGGAATAAGTGTGATCACTTACAGCAGCAAATAA
- a CDS encoding anion permease produces the protein MESLVPLVSSHSPVYGLLIFALALTLSSIKPEYKALVFISSLAIIVNIYSLNLEKIFIERTEIIKIVSAVFGLEVLSALLSKGRFYELISHRILGRARSPNRIFIMMNLLTALLSAILSNVLVLLYMVLVAVKLAECIPEFDPRDLVTSLIISSNLGSMATFMGDISNIIVGVNGDISFLDFLSVAAPISMASTLLSLSVLFILLRRGGRFHCEVAERSEIRGENPYLIFGLTSLILMLTLIPFSRRLGIDDSLAIGITAVFLLFLGGDEISKVFTEVDWPSLIYLGALLLTTESINLIGGFKILFEEMSLFRNQLNVYFVSIGLSMLIDDAEAVAILSPVLRSLNAGRDLWWAAIVGSSIGSALTPWGSIANIIALRKLRESYRGISILRFLKISILANLPTIILAYVMLNWVSE, from the coding sequence ATGGAATCTCTAGTCCCGCTGGTATCCTCTCACTCCCCGGTTTACGGGCTCCTGATATTCGCATTAGCGCTCACTCTCTCCTCAATTAAGCCCGAATACAAGGCTCTAGTATTTATATCATCTCTCGCGATAATAGTTAATATATATTCGCTAAATTTAGAAAAAATTTTTATAGAGAGAACAGAAATTATAAAGATCGTATCAGCAGTTTTCGGCCTCGAGGTACTATCGGCGCTCCTGAGCAAGGGGAGGTTCTACGAGCTGATATCCCACAGGATCTTAGGGAGGGCGAGATCCCCGAATAGGATCTTCATAATGATGAATCTCCTGACTGCACTCCTCTCAGCTATCCTGAGCAACGTTTTAGTCCTCCTCTATATGGTGCTAGTAGCTGTAAAGCTGGCAGAATGTATCCCGGAGTTCGACCCTAGGGACTTAGTTACCTCCCTCATAATCTCCTCGAATTTGGGTTCGATGGCGACGTTCATGGGGGATATCTCAAATATAATAGTCGGAGTGAATGGTGATATAAGCTTTCTAGACTTCTTATCCGTTGCTGCACCGATATCGATGGCATCGACCCTTCTCTCCCTCTCAGTCCTTTTCATTTTACTGAGGAGAGGCGGTAGATTTCACTGCGAAGTAGCTGAGAGGAGCGAGATCCGCGGGGAGAATCCGTATCTTATCTTCGGATTGACCTCTCTCATTCTCATGCTCACACTAATCCCTTTCTCAAGGAGATTGGGCATTGATGATAGCCTAGCGATAGGAATTACGGCAGTCTTCCTCCTCTTCTTAGGTGGGGATGAGATATCAAAAGTATTCACTGAGGTGGACTGGCCCTCCCTGATCTACTTAGGGGCCCTCCTCCTAACCACGGAATCTATTAACTTAATAGGGGGATTTAAAATTCTATTCGAGGAGATGTCCCTTTTTAGGAATCAGCTCAACGTTTATTTCGTATCCATCGGCCTCTCGATGTTGATAGATGATGCTGAAGCAGTGGCGATCCTCTCTCCCGTCCTCAGGTCCCTGAACGCTGGCAGGGACTTGTGGTGGGCGGCGATCGTAGGAAGTAGTATAGGCTCAGCTCTAACTCCATGGGGCTCGATAGCTAACATAATAGCTCTGAGGAAACTTAGAGAAAGCTATAGAGGGATCTCCATACTCAGATTCCTGAAGATCAGTATCTTAGCGAATCTGCCCACGATAATATTGGCTTACGTTATGTTAAATTGGGTGTCTGAATGA
- a CDS encoding polyprenyl synthetase family protein, translating into MIRIKALGDAIPGIMGMGEEELKLLLNPYVRRADSAIMEALKDNLENPFIDPLIEFMKGGKRIRPALLFLVNEACGGGGNPEPAAAAVELIHTASLIHDDIIDSSDSRRGAPSFHMKHGMEMAILIADFILSIVLKIVSEYEDKRIGGLLSEATKLMSIGEMMEIILLRRGDPISVNDYLSVLKYKTASLFQTASSLGALIAGRDDLYEEMGLFGLYLGLSYQIKDDLLDWGKRGEITHLLKGNDVRGFLEDLALQYSMKAIDKLSIIPDSPQKRILREIAAYSIEREV; encoded by the coding sequence ATGATAAGGATTAAAGCATTGGGAGATGCTATCCCAGGGATAATGGGAATGGGAGAGGAAGAGCTAAAGCTCTTACTGAACCCTTATGTTAGGAGAGCGGACTCAGCAATAATGGAAGCTCTAAAGGATAACTTGGAAAATCCTTTCATTGATCCATTAATTGAGTTCATGAAGGGGGGGAAGAGGATAAGGCCCGCACTTCTCTTCCTCGTCAATGAGGCTTGCGGTGGTGGGGGGAATCCCGAGCCAGCTGCTGCGGCTGTGGAGTTAATACATACGGCTTCCTTAATCCATGATGACATAATAGATAGTAGCGATTCCAGGAGGGGGGCCCCATCTTTCCATATGAAGCATGGCATGGAGATGGCGATACTAATAGCTGATTTCATCCTATCGATCGTCCTGAAAATAGTGAGCGAGTATGAGGATAAGAGGATAGGGGGACTCCTCTCCGAAGCTACTAAACTTATGTCAATAGGGGAGATGATGGAGATAATCCTCCTCAGGAGGGGAGATCCCATAAGTGTGAATGATTACCTCAGTGTACTGAAGTACAAAACAGCTTCCCTCTTTCAGACGGCTTCATCACTAGGAGCGCTAATAGCTGGGAGGGATGATCTCTATGAGGAGATGGGTCTCTTCGGCCTCTACCTGGGGCTATCTTACCAGATAAAGGACGACCTCCTCGACTGGGGTAAGAGGGGGGAGATAACACATCTTCTAAAGGGGAATGATGTTAGAGGATTTCTTGAAGATTTGGCCCTTCAATATTCAATGAAAGCAATAGATAAGCTCAGCATTATTCCGGATTCTCCCCAAAAGAGGATTTTGAGGGAGATCGCAGCTTACTCTATTGAGAGGGAAGTATAG